The Athalia rosae chromosome 7, iyAthRosa1.1, whole genome shotgun sequence genome window below encodes:
- the LOC105688991 gene encoding uncharacterized protein LOC105688991, with protein sequence MVRLQFEITIVASPKDERSNTLAITSIKTEDEKTYCLSGDKIYMANHTELMKTDTFAKVRNSIKRRHQSRKVWITLTDKLKEIYSDEEGNLQFLDEYLEEVEAQNPAEEKNDNLNKILEKLVEASQKRNGEKNLKNIAEKYLIEKFTSKNSNAKQWMETFEKECTRLDITEDEQKIEVLRLFLDKSCADWHSATLTRLSTEAQWGEWKNRFLETFADKGWNTVTYALAFKYKEGSLIDYAIKKEKLLLDMNKDIDSVTLTALIATGLPEFILNRIDRESCTDSTTLFTEIRKYENLANRKTFMKRTDNKTDYKKRNEEKKPCKICEDLNKGSRYHPQEACWFKTQENNKERNKPKVVGQHSVIEVELNTETKNEQPHH encoded by the coding sequence atggtCAGACTACAATTTGAAATTACAATAGTAGCTTCTCCAAAAGATGAAAGATCGAACACATTGGCCATAACCTCAATCAAGACAGAAGATGAGAAAACTTACTGTTTGTCAGGAGACAAAATATACATGGCTAACCACACAGAACTAATGAAAACAGATACTTTTGCTAAGGTAAGGAACAGCATCAAAAGAAGACATCAATCAAGGAAGGTTTGGATTACACTAACGGATAAACTGAAGGAAATCTATTCGGATGAAGAAGGTAATTTACAATTCTTAGATGAATACTTGGAGGAAGTAGAAGCACAGAACccagcggaagaaaaaaatgataacttgAATAagatattagaaaaattagtAGAAGCATCACAGAAGaggaacggggaaaaaaatctgaaaaatattgcagaaAAGTATCTGATTGAAAAGTTCACGAGTAAGAACTCGAACGCCAAACAATGGATGGAAACGTTCGAGAAAGAATGCACACGACTTGATATCACagaagatgaacaaaaaatagaagtatTGAGACTATTCCTGGATAAATCTTGCGCAGATTGGCACTCTGCAACATTAACAAGATTATCAACCGAAGCACAATGGGGTGAATGGAAGAATAGATTCCTAGAGACTTTTGCGGACAAAGGATGGAACACGGTAACGTATGCTCTAGCATTTAAATATAAAGAAGGATCACTCATCGActacgcgataaaaaaagaaaagctttTGTTAGACATGAACAAAGACATAGATTCGGTAACACTAACAGCCCTCATAGCGACAGGACTGCCGGAATTCATATTGAATAGAATAGATAGAGAATCATGCACAGATTCAACAACACTATTCactgaaattagaaaatacgaaaatttagCGAATAGAAAAACTTTCATGAAGAGGACAGATAATAAAACCGATTACAAGAAgaggaatgaagaaaagaagccATGCAAAATATGCGAAGATCTGAACAAAGGAAGCAGATATCACCCACAGGAAGCATGCTGGTTCAAGACacaggaaaataataaagaaagaaataaaccgAAAGTAGTAGGACAACATTCAGTAATAGAAGTAGAATTAAATACAGAgacaaaaaacgaacaacCACACCATTGA